One window of Quercus robur chromosome 5, dhQueRobu3.1, whole genome shotgun sequence genomic DNA carries:
- the LOC126725908 gene encoding polyphenol oxidase, chloroplastic-like, whose translation MASLSQPPLTKASGIPPHSSLSPFFPRKTNVSKVGKQNHHLKLVPRVACKATKGDQNSKDGQTPLGKFERRDVLIGLGGLYGAASLYNDPFALAAPVTAPDLTKCGKAELPAGAKPTNCCPPPSTNILDFKLPAQNSPLRVRPAAHLADKEYIAKYSKAIELMKALPADDPRSFTQQANVHCAYCDGAHHQVGFPNLELQVHSSWLFFPFHRYYLYFYEKILGKLIGDPTFALPFWNWDSPPGMQLPSIFADPKSPLYDSLRNANHQPPTLLDLDYNGTDVSTTNQDQLSSNLNIMYRQMVSNGKNAKLFFGSAYRAGDEADPGAGAIENIPHGPVHIWCGDTSQPNLEDMGNFYSAARDPIFFAHHSNVDRMWAVWKTLGGKRTDYTDSDWLNAEFLFYDENAQPVRVKVKDCLETTNLGYVYQDVDIPWLQSKPTPRKSKLKKVAKFFHLGHKDVALAAETSAIKFPIVLDSVISTVVPRPKKSRSKKAKEDEEEVLVIEEIEFDRDVAVKFDVYINDEDDSPSGPDKTEFAGSFVNVPHKHKHRKKMNTSLTLGITDLLEDLEAEDDDTVIVTLVPRYGKGLATIGGIKIDHLS comes from the coding sequence ATggcttctctctctcaaccacccCTCACCAAGGCCTCTGGCATTCCTCCCCATTCCTCTCTCAGTCCATTCTTTCCCAGAAAAACCAATGTTTCAAAAGTTGGAAAGCAGAACCATCACCTAAAGCTTGTTCCTAGAGTGGCATGCAAAGCCACAAAGGGTGACCAAAACTCCAAAGATGGACAAACTCCTCTAGGGAAATTTGAGAGGAGAGATGTACTCATTGGTCTAGGAGGCCTATATGGAGCTGCCAGTCTTTACAATGACCCTTTTGCCTTGGCGGCTCCAGTGACCGCCCCTGACCTAACAAAATGTGGCAAGGCTGAGTTGCCTGCAGGAGCAAAACCAACCAATTGTTGCCCACCACCATCCACAAATATATTAGACTTTAAGCTACCTGCCCAAAACTCCCCCTTGCGTGTTAGACCTGCAGCTCATTTGGCTGACAAAGAATACATAGCCAAATATTCTAAAGCCATTGAGCTCATGAAAGCCTTGCCAGCCGATGACCCACGTAGTTTCACACAACAAGCTAATGTTCACTGTGCCTATTGTGATGGGGCACACCACCAAGTCGGTTTCCCAAACCTTGAACTCCAAGTACACAGTTCATGGCTCTTCTTTCCCTTCCATCGTTACTACTTGTACTTCTACGAAAAAATCTTGGGAAAATTAATTGGTGATCCCACCTTTGCGTTGCCATTCTGGAACTGGGATTCCCCTCCTGGAATGCAGTTGCCATCCATATTTGCTGACCCCAAATCACCACTCTATGATAGTCTACGCAATGCTAATCATCAGCCACCGACCCTACTCGACCTTGATTACAATGGTACCGACGTGTCAACCACGAATCAAGACCAACTCTCTAGTAACCTCAACATCATGTATCGTCAAATGGTATCCAATGGCAAGAACGCTAAGCTATTCTTTGGTAGCGCTTATCGTGCTGGGGATGAGGCTGATCCAGGTGCTGGCGCAATTGAGAACATTCCTCATGGCCCTGTACACATTTGGTGCGGTGACACAAGTCAGCCTAATTTGGAAGACATGGGCAACTTCTACTCTGCCGCTAGAGATCCAATCTTTTTCGCTCATCACTCCAATGTTGATCGAATGTGGGCTGTATGGAAAACATTAGGAGGGAAACGAACAGATTACACGGACTCAGATTGGTTAAACGCTGAGTTTTTGTTCTATGATGAAAATGCACAGCCAGTTCGTGTTAAGGTTAAGGATTGCCTCGAGACTACTAACCTGGGATATGTTTATCAAGATGTGGATATTCCATGGTTACAATCTAAGCCAACCCCACGTAAATCAAAGCTCAAGAAAGTAGCTAAGTTCTTTCATCTAGGACATAAGGATGTAGCACTTGCTGCTGAAACATCGGCAATTAAGTTTCCAATTGTTTTGGACTCGGTGATAAGTACTGTGGTGCCTAGACCCAAGAAATCGAGGAGTAAAAAAGCAAAGGAAGATGAGGAGGAAGTGTTGGTGATTGAAGAGATTGAGTTTGATAGAGATGTGGCCGTGAAGTTTGACGTTTATATCAATGATGAGGACGACTCACCTAGTGGACCAGACAAGACCGAGTTTGCAGGGAGCTTTGTGAACGTGCCACATAAACACAAGCATAGGAAGAAGATGAACACTAGCTTGACACTAGGGATCACTGACTTGTTGGAGGACTTGGAAGCTGAAGATGATGACACTGTGATTGTGACCTTGGTGCCAAGGTATGGGAAAGGGCTTGCCACCATCGGTGGAATCAAGATTGATCATCTTTCTTGA